Proteins encoded within one genomic window of Bradyrhizobium sp. 186:
- a CDS encoding ATP-binding protein translates to MQEDKIRAALVELLYRNSYGVVVANILISLAAAYVLRSTVSASWLIVWLGALYLLTAIRVLAARQFFIIRHREPASVLRWAWLAAAFSCVSGLLWGMLGWVGFLPEEPVLFSFTVIVLTGLICGTVPSLSAFPPALVGSIIATVLPITVRSITNGGDISGAYLALLAGLVTINLYYCRTTYRMLREAIRLRLENVELVSHLQEERDRAQAADRAKTRFLAAASHDLRQPIHALSLLIATLAALGHRGAVQSGDARDLAGKAKSIVGNLSGLLNGLLDISRLDAGVVTVARETVNLSQLFYHLSNEFAPTASDRGLDWRVVESRLQVDSDPMMLKRVLGNLLSNAFRYTRSGGVLLGCRRRGASVEIQIWDTGPGIPADQHAMVFEEFVQLQNPARDRTQGLGLGLAIVRRTAALLQHPLKLVSVTGRGSMFSVTVPKASAVETPLPDSRTSPAGIAVAIMVVEDEGPILDIMVQLLTLQGHRVYAGRSAAEVQQVHAEAMVAGDAPVDLIIADYRLGDGATGLDAIEALCAHIGRSVPAVIVTGDTSPSRIKEATASGHHILHKPITGEELHEAIVAACVDGKDAIDSGC, encoded by the coding sequence ATGCAGGAAGACAAGATACGCGCGGCGCTCGTCGAGCTTTTGTATCGCAATTCCTATGGCGTGGTGGTTGCCAACATCCTCATCTCGCTGGCGGCAGCGTACGTGCTGAGGAGCACTGTATCGGCGAGCTGGCTGATCGTATGGCTCGGCGCGTTATATCTGCTCACCGCCATACGCGTCCTGGCGGCGCGCCAGTTCTTCATCATTCGGCATAGAGAGCCGGCGTCCGTGTTGCGATGGGCCTGGCTTGCGGCTGCGTTTTCCTGCGTGTCAGGCCTGCTCTGGGGAATGCTCGGCTGGGTTGGGTTCCTTCCTGAGGAGCCCGTTCTTTTTTCATTCACTGTCATTGTTTTGACCGGTCTGATCTGCGGCACGGTTCCGTCGCTCTCGGCCTTTCCGCCTGCTCTCGTCGGCTCGATCATCGCAACGGTGCTGCCGATCACGGTACGCTCCATTACCAATGGAGGCGATATCTCCGGCGCATATCTCGCCCTGCTTGCCGGGCTTGTGACCATCAATCTCTACTACTGCCGCACAACGTACCGCATGCTGCGCGAGGCCATCAGATTGCGCCTGGAAAATGTCGAACTGGTCAGCCATCTGCAGGAAGAACGCGACCGCGCACAAGCCGCCGATCGTGCGAAAACGCGTTTCCTTGCGGCCGCCAGTCACGACCTGCGCCAGCCGATCCATGCCTTGAGTCTGCTGATCGCCACGCTCGCGGCGCTGGGTCACCGCGGCGCTGTCCAATCCGGCGATGCACGCGATCTGGCCGGCAAGGCAAAATCCATTGTCGGCAACCTCAGCGGCCTTCTGAATGGTCTGCTCGACATCTCCCGGCTTGATGCCGGCGTCGTCACTGTCGCGAGGGAGACGGTGAATCTGTCCCAACTGTTCTACCATCTCAGCAACGAATTCGCTCCAACGGCGAGTGATCGCGGCCTTGATTGGCGTGTTGTCGAAAGCCGTTTGCAGGTGGACAGCGATCCCATGATGCTGAAACGGGTCTTGGGCAATCTGCTGTCGAACGCCTTTCGATACACGAGATCCGGCGGCGTTCTGCTCGGCTGCCGCAGGCGCGGCGCTTCGGTGGAAATCCAGATATGGGATACCGGACCCGGCATCCCCGCAGATCAGCACGCAATGGTCTTCGAGGAATTCGTGCAATTGCAGAACCCGGCGAGGGATCGCACGCAAGGCCTTGGCCTCGGTCTCGCCATCGTTCGCCGCACCGCCGCGCTGCTTCAACATCCGTTAAAGCTGGTCTCCGTGACCGGACGCGGATCTATGTTTTCCGTTACGGTTCCGAAAGCCAGTGCGGTGGAAACTCCCTTGCCCGATAGCAGGACGTCACCAGCAGGCATCGCCGTCGCGATCATGGTCGTGGAGGACGAGGGGCCCATTCTCGACATCATGGTGCAGTTGCTCACGCTGCAGGGGCATCGCGTCTATGCTGGCCGGTCTGCCGCCGAAGTGCAGCAGGTTCATGCAGAGGCGATGGTGGCCGGCGATGCACCGGTCGATCTGATCATCGCCGACTACCGTCTCGGAGATGGTGCTACAGGCCTGGACGCAATCGAGGCTCTTTGCGCCCATATCGGCCGGTCGGTCCCTGCCGTTATCGTGACCGGCGATACTTCGCCGTCGCGGATCAAGGAAGCCACCGCCAGCGGCCATCATATTCTGCACAAGCCGATCACCGGCGAGGAATTGCATGAGGCGATCGTTGCAGCCTGTGTTGACGGCAAGGATGCAATCGATAGCGGTTGCTAA